One Perognathus longimembris pacificus isolate PPM17 chromosome 2, ASM2315922v1, whole genome shotgun sequence DNA segment encodes these proteins:
- the Flnc gene encoding filamin-C isoform X2 produces MMNNSGYSDAAGLGLGDEADEMPSTEKDLAEDAPWKKIQQNTFTRWCNEHLKCVGKRLTDLQRDLSDGLRLIALLEVLSQKRMYRKFHPRPNFRQMKLENVSVALEFLEREHIKLVSIDSKAIVDGNLKLILGLIWTLILHYSISMPMWEDEDDEDARKQTPKQRLLGWIQNKVPQLPITNFNRDWQDGKALGALVDNCAPGLCPDWEAWDPNQPVQNAREAMQQADDWLGVPQVIAPEEIVDPNVDEHSVMTYLSQFPKAKLKPGAPVRSKQLNPKKAIAYGPGIEPQGNTVLQPAHFTVQTVDAGMGEVLVYIEDPEGHTEEAKVVPNNDKDRTYAVSYVPKVAGLHKVTVLFAGQNIERSPFEVNVGMALGDANKVSARGPGLEPVGNVANKPTYFDIYTAGAGTGDVAVVIVDPQGRQDTVEVALEDKGDSTFRCTYRPVMEGPHTVHVAFAGAPITRSPFPVHVAEACNPNACRASGRGLQPKGVRVKEVADFKVFTKGAGSGELKVTVKGPKGTEEPVKVREAGDGVFECEYYPVVPGKYVVTITWGGYAIPRSPFEVQVSPEAGTQKVRAWGPGLETGQVGKSADFVVEAIGTEVGTLGFSIEGPSQAKIECDDKGDGSCDVRYWPTEPGEYAVHVICDDEDIRDSPFIAHIQPAPPDCFPDKVKAFGPGLEPTGCIVDRPAEFTIDARAAGKGDLKLYAQDADGCPIDIKVIPNGDGTFRCSYVPTKPIKHTIIISWGGVNVPKSPFRVNVGEGSHPERVKVYGPGVEKTGLKANEPTYFTVDCSEAGQGDVSIGIKCAPGVVGPAEADIDFDIIKNDNDTFTVKYTPPGAGHYTIMVLFANQEIPASPFHIKVDPSHDASKVKAEGPGLNRTGVEVGKPTHFTVLTKGAGKAKLDVHFAGAAKGEAVRDFEIIDNHDYSYTVKYTAVQQGNMAVTVTYGGDPVPKSPFVVNVAPPLDLSKVKVQGLNSKVAVGQEQAFSVNTRGAGGQGQLDVRMTSPSRRPIPCKLEPGGGAEAQAVRYMPPEEGPYKVDITYDGHPVPGSPFAVEGVLPPDPSKVCAYGPGLKGGLVGTPAPFSIDTKGAGTGGLGLTVEGPCEAKIECQDNGDGSCAVSYLPTEPGEYTINILFAEAHIPGSPFKATIQPVFDPSKVRASGPGLERGKAGEAATFTVDCSEAGEAELTIEILSDAGVKAEVLIHNNADGTYHITYSPAFPGTYTITIKYGGHPIPKFPTRVHVQPAVDTSGVKVSGPGVEPHGVLREVTTEFTVDARSLTATGGNHVTARVLNPSGAKTDTYVTDNGDGTYRVQYTAYEEGVHLVEVLYDEVAVPKSPFRVGVTEGCDPTRVRAFGPGLEGGLVNKANRFTVETRGAGTGGLGLAIEGPSEAKMSCKDNKDGSCTVEYIPFTPGDYDVNITFGGRPIPGSPFRVPVKDVVDPGKVKCSGPGLGAGVRARVPQTFTVDCSQAGRAPLQVAVLGPTGVAEPVEVRDNGDGTHTVNYTPATDGPYTVGVKYADQEVPRSPFKIKVLPAHDASKVRASGPGLNASGIPASLPVEFTIDARDAGEGLLTVQILDPEGKPKKANIRDNGDGTYTVSYLPDMSGRYTITIKYGGDEIPYSPFRIHALPTGDASKCLVTVSIGGHGLGACLGPRIQIGEETVITVDAKAAGKGKVTCTVSTPDGAELDVDVVENHDGTFDIYYTAPEPGKYVITIRFGGEHIPNSPFHVLATEEPVVPLEPLESMLRPFNLVIPFTVQKGELTGEVRMPSGKTARPNITDNKDGTITVRYAPTEKGLHQMGIKYDGNHIPGSPLQFYVDAINSRHVSAYGPGLSHGMVNKPATFTIVTKDAGEGGLSLAVEGPSKAEITCKDNKDGTCTVSYLPTAPGDYSIIVRFDDKHIPGSPFTAKITGDDSMRTSQLNVGTSTDVSLKITESDLSQLTASIRAPSGNEEPCLLKRLPNRHIGISFTPKEVGEHVVSVRKSGKHVTNSPFKILVGPSEIGDASKVRVWGKGLSEGHTFQVAEFIVDTRNAGYGGLGLSIEGPSKVDINCEDMEDGTCKVTYCPTEPGTYIINIKFADKHVPGSPFTVKVTGEGRMKESITRRRQAPSIATIGSTCDLNLKIPGNWFQMVSAQERLTRTFTRSSHTYTRTERTEISKTRGGETKREVRVEESTQVGGDPFPAVFGDFLGRERLGSFGSITRQQEGEASSQDMTAQVTSPSGKTEAAEIVEGEDSAYSVRFVPQEMGPHTVAVKYRGQHVPGSPFQFTVGPLGEGGAHKVRAGGTGLERGVAGMPAEFSIWTREAGAGGLSIAVEGPSKAEIAFEDRKDGSCGVSYVVQEPGDYEVSIKFNDEHIPDSPFVVPVASLSDDARRLTVTSLQETGLKVNQPASFAVQLNGARGVIDARVHTPSGAVEECYVSELDSDKHTIRFIPHENGVHSIDVKFNGAHIPGSPFKIRVGEQSQAGDPGLVSAYGPGLEGGTTGVSSEFIVNTLNAGSGALSVTIDGPSKVQLDCRECPEGHVVTYTPMAPGNYLIAIKYGGPQHIVGSPFKAKVTGPRLSGGHSLHETSTVLVETVTKSSSSRGSSYSSIPKFSSDASKVVTRGPGLSQAFVGQKNSFTVDCSKAGTNMMMVGVHGPKTPCEEVYVKHMGNRVYNVTYTVKEKGDYILIVKWGDESVPGSPFKVNVP; encoded by the exons ATGATGAACAACAGTGGCTACTCGGATGCCGCCGGCCTTGGCCTGGGCGACGAGGCGGACGAGATGCCGTCCACCGAGAAGGACCTGGCTGAGGACGCGCCGTGGAAGAAGATCCAGCAGAACACGTTCACGCGCTGGTGCAACGAGCACCTCAAGTGCGTGGGCAAGCGCCTGACCGACCTGCAGCGCGACCTCAGCGACGGGCTGCGCCTCATCGCGCTGCTCGAGGTGCTCAGCCAGAAGCGCATGTACCGCAAGTTCCACCCGCGCCCCAACTTCCGCCAGATGAAGCTGGAGAACGTATCCGTGGCCCTCGAGTTCCTGGAGCGCGAGCACATCAAGCTCGTGTCCATCG ACAGCAAGGCCATTGTGGATGGGAACCTGAAGCTGATTCTAGGCCTGATCTGGACACTGATTCTGCACTACTCCATCTCTATGCCCATGTgggaggatgaggatgatgaaGATGCCCGCAAACAGACACCCAAACAGCGTCTGCTTGGCTGGATCCAGAACAAGGTGCCCCAGCTGCCCATCACCAACTTCAATCGGGACTGGCAGGATGGCAAGGCTCTGGGTGCCCTGGTAGACAACTGTGCCCCCG GTCTCTGCCCTGACTGGGAGGCCTGGGACCCCAACCAGCCTGTGCAGAACGCCCGGGAGGCCATGCAACAAGCCGATGACTGGCTCGGGGTGCCCCAG GTGATTGCCCCTGAGGAGATTGTGGATCCCAATGTGGATGAACATTCTGTGATGACATACCTGTCCCAGTTCCCCAAGGCCAAGCTCAAACCCGGTGCCCCTGTTCGCTCCAAGCAGCTGAATCCCAAGAAAGCCATCGCCTATGGGCCTG GCATCGAACCCCAAGGCAACACCGTACTCCAGCCTGCCCACTTCACCGTGCAGACGGTGGATGCCGGTATGGGCGAGGTGCTGGTCTACATTGAGGACCCTGAGGGCCACACTGAGGAG GCCAAGGTGGTTCCCAACAATGACAAGGACCGCACATATGCCGTTTCCTATGTGCCCAAAGTTGCTGGGTTACACAAG GTGACTGTGCTGTTTGCTGGCCAGAATATTGAACGTAGCCCCTTTGAGGTGAATGTGGGCATGGCCCTGGGAGATGCCAACAAGGTGTCAGCTCGTGGGCCTGGCTTGGAGCCAGTGGGGAATGTGGCCAACAAACCCACCTACTTTGATATCTACACTGCAG GGGCTGGCACTGGTGATGTTGCCGTGGTGATCGTGGACCCACAGGGCCGGCAGGACACCGTGGAGGTAGCCCTGGAGGACAAGGGCGACAGCACATTCCGTTGCACATACAGGCCTGTGATGGAGGGACCACACACAGTTCATGTGGCCTTTGCCGGTGCCCCCATCACCCGCAGTCCTTTCCCCGTCCATGTGGCTGAAG cCTGTAACCCCAATGCCTGCCGTGCCTCTGGGCGAGGCCTACAGCCTAAAGGTGTGCGTGTGAAAGAGGTAGCTGACTTTAAGGTGTTCACCAAGGGTGCCGGCAGCGGGGAGCTCAAGGTCACAGTCAAGGGGCCAA AGGGCACAGAGGAGCCGGTGAAGGTGCGGGAAGCTGGAGATGGTGTGTTTGAGTGTGAATACTATCCCGTGGTGCCTGGGAAATACGTGGTGACCATTACATGGGGCGGCTATGCCATCCCCCGAAG TCCCTTTGAGGTCCAGGTGAGCCCAGAGGCGGGAACCCAGAAAGTGCGGGCCTGGGGCCCTGGTTTGGAGACTGGCCAAGTGGGCAAGTCAGCTGACTTTGTGGTGGAGGCCATTGGCACAGAAGTGGGGACTCTGG GCTTCTCCATTGAGGGGCCATCACAGGCCAAGATCGAGTGTGATGACAAGGGTGATGGCTCTTGTGACGTGCGGTATTGGCCCACGGAGCCTGGGGAGTACGCCGTGCATGTCATCTGTGATGACGAGGATATCCGTGACTCACCCTTCATCGCGCACATTCAGCCAGCCCCGCCAGATTGCTTCCCAGACAAG GTGAAGGCTTTTGGGCCTGGGTTGGAACCCACTGGCTGCATCGTGGACAGGCCTGCTGAGTTCACCATCGATGCCCGGGCTGCCGGCAAAGGAGACCTGAAACTCTATGCTCAG GATGCAGATGGCTGCCCCATCGACATCAAGGTGATCCCCAATGGCGATGGCACTTTCCGCTGCTCCTATGTGCCCACCAAGCCCATTAAGCATACCATCATCATCTCCTGGGGAGGTGTCAACGTACCCAAGAGCCCCTTCAGG GTGAATGTGGGAGAAGGCAGCCACCCCGAGCGGGTGAAGGTGTATGGTCCTGGTGTTGAGAAGACAGGCCTCAAGGCCAACGAGCCCACCTATTTCACAGTCGACTGCAGCGAGGCAGGGCAAG GTGATGTGAGCATTGGCATCAAGTGTGCCCCAGGTGTGGTGGGCCCTGCCGAGGCTGACATCGACTTCGACATTATCAAGAATGACAATGACACCTTCACAGTCAAGTACACTCCTCCAGGGGCTGGCCACTACACCATCATGGTGCTCTTTGCTAACCAG GAGATCCCTGCCAGCCCCTTCCACATCAAGGTAGACCCATCTCATGATGCCAGCAAGGTGAAGGCTGAGGGCCCTGGGCTGAACCGTACAG GTGTGGAAGTCGGGAAGCCCACTCACTTCACCGTGCTGACCAAGGGGGCCGGCAAGGCCAAGTTGGATGTGCACTTTGCTGGGGCAGCCAAGGGGGAGGCCGTGCGGGACTTTGAAATCATCGACAACCATGACTACTCCTACACTGTCAAGTACACTGCTGTCCAGCAG GGTAACATGGCAGTGACAGTGACTTATGGTGGAGACCCCGTCCCCAAAAGCCCCTTTGTGGTCAATGTGGCACCCCCACTCGACCtcagcaaagtcaaagttcaaggccTCAACAGCA AGGTGGCTGTGGGTCAGGAACAGGCATTCTCGGTGAACACACGAGGGGCTGGTGGCCAGGGGCAGCTGGATGTGAGGATGACCTCACCTTCTCGACGGCCAATCCCCTGCAAGCTGGAGCCAGGGGGTGGAGCTGAAGCCCAAGCTGTGCGCTACATGCCCCCTGAGGAGGGGCCCTACAAAGTGGACATCACCTATGATGGCCACCCGGTACCTGGCAGCCCATTTGCTGTGGAAGGTGTTCTGCCTCCTGACCCCTCCAAG GTCTGTGCTTATGGCCCTGGTCTCAAAGGAGGGCTTGTGGGCACCCCTGCACCCTTCTCCATTGACACCAAGGGGGCTGGCACAGGGGGTCTGGGGTTGACCGTGGAGGGCCCCTGCGAGGCCAAGATTGAGTGCCAGGACAATGGTGATGGCTCCTGCGCTGTCAGCTACCTGCCCACAGAGCCGGGCGAGTACACCATCAACATCCTGTTTGCTGAAGCCCACATCCCCGGCTCACCCTTCAAGGCTACCATCCAGCCTGTGTTCGACCCAAGCAAGGTGCGGGCCAGTGGGCCAGGCCTAGAGCGCGGCAAGGCTGGGGAGGCAGCCACATTCACTGTGGACTGCTCCGAAGCGGGTGAGGCGGAGCTGACCATTGAGATCCTATCCGACGCTGGTGTCAAGGCTGAGGTGCTGATCCACAACAACGCCGATGGCACCTACCACATCACCTACAGCCCTGCGTTTCCCGGCACCTACACCATCACCATCAAATATGGCGGCCACCCCATACCCAAATTCCCTACCCGTGTTCACGTGCAGCCAGCTGTTGATACCAGTGGGGTCAAGGTCTCGGGGCCTGGTGTGGAGCCACACG GCGTCCTGCGGGAGGTGACCACCGAGTTCACTGTGGATGCAAGGTCCCTAACAGCCACGGGTGGCAACCATGTGACAGCTCGTGTGCTCAACCCCTCGGGAGCTAAGACAGACACCTATGTGACAGACAATGGGGACGGCACCTACCGTGTGCAGTACACAGCCTATGAAGAGG GTGTGCATTTGGTGGAGGTGCTGTATGATGAGGTAGCTGTGCCCAAGAGCCCCTTCCGGGTGGGCGTGACTGAGGGCTGTGATCCCACCCGAGTCCGGGCCTTTGGGCCAGGCCTGGAGGGTGGCTTGGTCAACAAGGCCAACCGCTTCACTGTGGAAACCAG GGGAGCTGGCACCGGGGGCCTAGGCCTGGCCATTGAGGGCCCCTCAGAAGCCAAGATGTCCTGCAAGGACAACAAGGATGGCAGCTGCACTGTGGAGTACATCCCTTTCACCCCTGGAGACTATGACGTCAACATCACCTTTGGGGGGCGGCCCATCCCAG GGAGTCCATTCCGAGTGCCAGTGAAGGATGTGGTGGATCCTGGGAAAGTAAAGTGTTCCGGACCAGGGCTGGGGGCCGGCGTCAGAGCACGGGTACCCCAGACCTTTACAGTGGACTGCAGTCAAGCTGGCCGGGCCCCCCTGCAGGTGGCTGTGCTGGGCCCCACAG GCGTGGCTGAGCCTGTGGAGGTACGTGATAATGGGGATGGCACCCACACTGTCAACTACACCCCTGCCACGGATGGACCCTACACAGTAGGTGTCAAGTATGCTGACCAGGAGGTGCCGCGCAG CCCTTTCAAGATCAAAGTGCTTCCAGCCCATGATGCCAGCAAGGTGCGGGCGAGCGGCCCTGGCCTCAATGCCTCTGGCatccctgccagcctgcctgttgAGTTCACCATTGATGCTCGGGATGCTGGAGAGGGACTTCTCACTGTCCAGATCCTG GACCCTGAGGGTAAACCCAAGAAAGCCAACATCCGAGACAATGGGGATGGCACATACACTGTGTCCTACCTGCCAGACATGAGTGGCCGATACACCATCACCATCAAGTATGGCGGCGATGAGATCCCCTACTCACCCTTCCGCATCCATGCCCTGCCCACTGGGGATGCCAGCAAGTGCCTTGTCACAG TGTCCATTGGAGGCCATGGCCTAG GTGCCTGTCTGGGTCCCCGAATCCAAATCGGAGAGGAGACTGTGATCACAGTGGATGCCAAGGCAGCAGGCAAGGGGAAGGTGACCTGCACAGTGTCTACACCAGACGGAGCGGAACTGGATGTGGATGTGGTTGAGAACCATGATGGCACCTTTGACATCTACTACACAGCACCTGAGCCGGGGAAATATGTCATCACCATCCGCTTTGGGGGCGAACACATCCCCAACAGTCCCTTCCATGTGTTG GCCACAGAGGAACCCGTGGTGCCCTTGGAGCCTTTGGAGTCCATGCTGAGGCCCTTCAACCTGGTCATCCCCTTCACTGTGCAGAAAGGGGAACTCACAG GAGAGGTGCGGATGCCCTCTGGGAAGACTGCCCGACCCAACATTACCGACAACAAGGATGGCACCATCACGGTGAGATACGCACCCACTGAGAAGGGCCTGCACCAGATGGGCATCAAGTACGATGGCAACCACATCCCTG GGAGCCCCCTGCAGTTCTATGTGGATGCCATCAATAGCCGCCACGTCAGTGCCTACGGACCAGGCCTGAGCCATGGCATGGTCAATAAGCCAGCTACCTTTACCATCGTCACCAAGGATGCTGGGGAAG GGGGTCTGTCACTGGCTGTGGAGGGCCCATCCAAGGCAGAGATCACCTGCAAGGACAACAAGGATGGTACCTGCACCGTGTCCTACCTGCCCACAGCACCTGGAGACTACAGCATCATTGTTCGTTTTGATGACAAGCACATCCCAGGAAGCCCCTTCACAGCCAAGATCACAG GTGATGACTCCATGAGAACCTCGCAGCTGAATGTGGGCACTTCCACCGATGTGTCGCTGAAGATCACCGAAAGTGACCTGAGCCAGCTGACGGCCAGCATCCGTGCCCCCTCGGGCAATGAGGAGCCCTGTCTGCTGAAGCGGCTGCCTAACCGGCACATTG GGATCTCCTTCACCCCCAAGGAGGTTGGGGAACACGTGGTGAGCGTGCGTAAAAGTGGCAAGCACGTCACCAACagccccttcaagatcttggtgGGGCCATCAGAGATCGGGGATGCCAGCAAAGTTCGAGTCTGGGGCAAGGGCCTTTCTGAAGGCCACACCTTCCAGGTGGCAGAGTTCATCGTGGACACTCGGAATGCAG GTTATGGGGGCCTAGGGTTGAGTATTGAAGGCCCTAGCAAAGTGGACATCAACTGTGAGGACATGGAGGATGGCACGTGTAAAGTCACCTACTGCCCCACGGAGCCTGGCACCTACATCATCAACATCAAGTTTGCTGACAAGCATGTGCCTG gaaGCCCCTTCACCGTGAAGGTGACAGGTGAGGGCCGCATGAAGGAAAGCATCACCCGCCGTAGGCAGGCACCCTCCATTGCCACCATCGGTAGCACCTGTGACCTCAACCTCAAGATCCCAG GGAACTGGTTCCAGATGGTGTCTGCCCAGGAGCGGCTGACACGCACCTTCACACGCAGCAGCCACACATACACCCGCACCGAGAGGACGGAGATCAGCAAGACTCGGGGTGGGGAGACCAAACGCGAGGTGCGCGTGGAGGAGTCCACCCAGGTTGGCGGGGACCCCTTCCCTGCTGTTTTCGGGGACTTCCTGGGCCGGGAGCGCCTGGGCTCCTTCGGCAGCATCACTCGGCAGCAGGAGG GTGAGGCCAGCTCTCAGGACATGACCGCACAGGTGACCAGCCCATCAGGCAAGACAGAAGCTGCGGAGATCGTGGAAGGAGAGGACAGCGCATACAGTGTGCGCTTTGTGCCCCAGGAGATGGGGCCCCACACCGTCGCTGTCAAGTACCGTGGCCAGCACGTACCTGGCAGCCCCTTCCAGTTCACTGTGGGGCCACTGGGTGAAGGGGGTGCCCACAAAGTGAGGGCTGGAGGCACAGGCCTGGAGCGAGGTGTGGCTGGCATGCCAG CTGAGTTCAGCATCTGGACCCGAGAAGCAGGTGCCGGGGGTCTGTCCATTGCTGTGGAGGGTCCCAGCAAGGCCGAGATTGCATTTGAGGACCGCAAAGATGGCTCCTGTGGTGTCTCCTATGTTGTGCAGGAGCCAG GTGACTATGAAGTGTCCATCAAGTTCAACGATGAGCACATCCCCGACAGCCCATTTGTGGTCCCGGTGGCCTCCCTCTCGGATGACGCTCGCCGGCTGACAGTCACCAGTCTCCAG GAGACAGGGCTCAAGGTGAACCAGCCAGCGTCCTTTGCGGTGCAGCTGAACGGAGCTCGGGGCGTGATTGATGCTAGGGTGCACACGCCCTCAGGAGCCGTGGAGGAGTGCTATGTCTCTGAGCTGGACAGTG ACAAACATACCATCCGATTCATCCCCCATGAGAATGGCGTCCACTCTATCGATGTCAAGTTCAATGGTGCCCATATCCCAGGAAGCCCTTTCAAAATACGTGTTGGGGAACAGAGCCAGGCTGGGGACCCAGGCTTGGTGTCAGCCTATGGCCCTGGGCTCGAGGGAGGCACCACTG GTGTGTCATCGGAGTTCATCGTAAACACCCTGAATGCCGGCTCAGGGGCCTTGTCTGTCACCATTGATGGTCCCTCCAAGGTGCAGCTGGACTGTCGGGAGTGTCCTGAGGGTCACGTGGTCACTTATACTCCCATGGCTCCTGGCAACTACCTCATTGCCATCAAGTACGGTGGCCCCCAGCACATTGTAGGCAGTCCTTTCAAAGCCAAGGTTACAG GTCCCAGGCTGTCTGGAGGCCATAGCCTTCACGAAACATCCACGGTTCTGGTGGAGACTGTGACCAAGTCCTCCTCCAGCCGGGGCTCCAGCTACAGCTCCATCCCCAAGTTCTCCTCCGATGCCAGCAAGGTGGTGACGCGAGGCCCCGGGCTATCCCAGGCCTTTGTGGGTCAGAAGAACTCCTTCACTGTGGACTGCAGCAAAGCAG GCACCAACATGATGATGGTGGGTGTGCACGGGCCCAAGACCCCCTGTGAGGAGGTATATGTGAAGCACATGGGGAACCGTGTGTACAATGTCACCTACACTGTCAAGGAGAAAGGGGACTATATCCTCATTGTCAAGTGGGGTGACGAAAGTGTCCCCGGAAGCCCTTTCAAAGTCAATGTGCCCTGA